Sequence from the Patescibacteria group bacterium genome:
GCTCCAGACCCGTGCCCGCCATGCCGGCGCTTATTTTCTTCCACTAATTTAATTATAATATTCCTTATTTCCTCCGGATTATCAATCTGCCTAAAGGCAAACCGCTGAACTTCGCCGGCCGTTTGCACATGCACATCGCCGAACCTGAAAATAAATTGGAAAAAACCCTTGAGTTCGCTGGTTACATCCTGAACCTGGAATAATTTTAACTCCGCGACCGTGCGCGAAAAAAAACCTTCCTGTCTGACGTCAATTATCCTTTGGTCGGTTATTATCCAAATGTCCAGATAATAATCAATGAAAGAAAAAAAGAAAAACAGCCAGATAAATAAAACATATCCGCTGACCGCCAAAGCAATCAGCGGAAGAGAAATTTCGCCCAGCAATAAATTAGCATAAAGGTTAAGCATTAAAAAGCCGACTAAAGCCGGCAAGCCGATTAAAGCGGCGGTTAAAATCAATTTGGTAAGCAAAATAAAGCCGTCTTTTCTTAAAATTTTTATTATTTTTTCATCAGGCAATTTGCCTGGCAATTTATAGCTTAGCATAATATTTATTATAAATTTAAAATTTAATGGCCGTAGAGCTTTGCCCGCTATTAAATTTTAAATTTATACC
This genomic interval carries:
- a CDS encoding PH domain-containing protein — its product is MLSYKLPGKLPDEKIIKILRKDGFILLTKLILTAALIGLPALVGFLMLNLYANLLLGEISLPLIALAVSGYVLFIWLFFFFSFIDYYLDIWIITDQRIIDVRQEGFFSRTVAELKLFQVQDVTSELKGFFQFIFRFGDVHVQTAGEVQRFAFRQIDNPEEIRNIIIKLVEENKRRHGGHGSGAEKS